One stretch of Bombina bombina isolate aBomBom1 chromosome 7, aBomBom1.pri, whole genome shotgun sequence DNA includes these proteins:
- the WDR6 gene encoding WD repeat-containing protein 6 produces MEVKSELLVAPITALEFIGDHLLAGEGPNLTIYSLIHGNNAQIHRQNVLGQYTIHGIKLCNSTFLISKGIFLAVFGSKGVIVLHFDTCDKNVKLSEISKLHKLHDWIWDTQWLSDDGHSAACLAVALGHNSVALIDYINGRILKEVHCSEKCILYSALFYGESWEKLVLVSGTVFNQLVIWSVSDHTNEEGRIEPRKRISGHNGVIFSICYEKQRGVLASASDDRSLRVWGVGDLVDLNSDAQCLLELYGHQSRVWVVKLLREKIISIGEDSACIVWNYKGDIIHHFKGHKGRGIRAVAAHNHCALVATGGADTGIRIWQMEEKPSANDHLATNFDSTQNKGSPKAIAMVDTDSLIVMTDAGCVFTYNLSSKEWSLVLKDGNYKSYSLLGALKYTDHVLCAIGNITGSIKIFTLSSSRSCMDIKYYDGKIHSLTWVSPVFQGSDSCNLFSSGPDGIMVWTEVTCDSEGIMSGIERGRFSLPVCKHRWHTSIAFVPNQDLIVCGDRRGSLLLYPTNVTSENSSEVIKSGISVLQADSTKHLTDSLNFITKEEIHSPPLVHSNLNPLAPVSLLFGIHGKLGVTSVICHDGFVYSTGRDGFYRQLRVEGHQLTMLRKQKSCKGMEWIEQLSFTPDGNLLVLGFHSTDFVVWSTRTNEKLHCIPCGGGHRSWSYKETPYNDTFVYIKSGDIFAYQSNPMKKIHNILKEPMHGRELTCVKHVATFKSVNYGPLQILITSSEDTTVNILCFSEVTKQMWQLTSISDHLSTVKTLAIEGDLNEECDSLSFVLFTAGGRAEIECYRVWVSQVTGVPSVSCQVVHLASHRLDEHWDRMKNKHRVVKMDPETRYMSVIILGGKTHNTRDVSPYLFLAAACSDGSVRFFVMCEDSRRIVLLAESFYHQRCVLKLESFVHRSADGQSVFLCSAATDGHIAFWDVTNTIQQTHRVLQESSSDVQPLDLGRLCCTVRSHQCGINSLHIRATTDGHFLVASGGDDNSIHISLVTADKTSDADQTVHIQLLKEFSASSAHAAHVTGLRILREDLLASVSVDQRLILWLIGDSGLQHLTTKFCHVADVAELDCWTLNKEEYLCVICGQGLEIIRCITREPVEFLD; encoded by the exons ATGGAAGTGAAGTCTGAGCTGCTGGTTGCTCCAATTACAGCTTTGGAATTTATTGGAGATCATCTGCTCGCTG GTGAAGGCCCCAACCTGACTATATATAGTTTAATCCACGGAAACAATGCGCAGATACATCGGCAGAATGTGTTGGGACAATACACAATTCATGGGATAAAACTGTGCAACTCCACTTTTTTGATATCCAAAGGTATCTTCTTAGCTGTGTTTGGCAGTAAGGGAGTGATTGTTCTTCATTTTGACACCTGTGACAAGAACGTGAAATTGTCTGAAATCTCTAAGCTCCATAAATTGCATGACTGGATTTGGGACACTCAGTGGCTTAGTGACGATGGTCACTCAGCCGCTTGTCTTGCTGTAGCACTGGGTCACAACTCTGTAGCTCTCATTGATTATATAAATGGGAGGATTTTGAAGGAGGTACATTGCTCTGAAAAATGCATCTTATATTCTGCTCTCTTCTATGGAGAGAGTTGGGAGAAGCTTGTGCTGGTGTCAGGGACAGTATTCAATCAGTTGGTCATATGGAGTGTGTCTGACCACACAAATGAAGAAGGAAGGATAGAACCCAGAAAAAGGATAAGTGGTCACAATGGCGTCATATTTAGTATTTGCTATGAGAAACAAAGAGGGGTTCTGGCTTCAGCTTCTGATGACCGGAGCCTTCGGGTTTGGGGTGTAGGGGACCTTGTTGACTTAAATTCTGATGCCCAGTGTCTTCTTGAGCTGTATGGACATCAGTCACGAGTTTGGGTTGTTAAGCTGCTCCGGGAAAAAATTATCAGTATTGGTGAAGATTCTGCCTGCATTGTTTGGAACTATAAGGGTGATATAATTCATCATTTTAAAGGACACAAAGGACGTGGTATTAGAGCAGTTGCTGCACATAATCATTGTGCTTTGGTAGCCACTGGTGGTGCGGACACAGGGATCAGAATCTGGCAAATGGAAGAAAAACCTTCAGCAAATGATCATTTGGCAACAAATTTTGATTCAACTCAAAACAAAGGGTCTCCGAAAGCTATAGCCATGGTTGATACAGACTCTCTCATTGTAATGACTGATGCTGGCTGCGTTTTTACTTATAACTTAAGCTCCAAAGAGTGGAGTCTTGTGTTAAAGGATGGTAACTACAAGTCATACAGTCTTCTTGGTGCGTTGAAATACACTGACCATGTTCTTTGCGCAATTGGTAACATAACAGGCAGCATTAAAATCTTCACACTTTCATCTTCTAGAAGTTGTATGGACATTAAGTATTATGACGGTAAAATTCACAGTTTGACCTGGGTGTCACCTGTGTTTCAGGGATCAGACTCTTGTAACCTTTTCTCGTCTGGTCCAGATGGAATAATGGTTTGGACAGAGGTGACATGTGATTCTGAAGGTATCATGTCTGGGATAGAAAGAGGACGGTTCTCTTTGCCCGTTTGCAAGCATAGGTGGCACACCAGTATTGCCTTTGTACCCAATCAGGATCTCATTGTATGTGGAGATCGAAGAGGATCTTTGTTGCTTTATCCCACAAATGTTACTTCAGAGAATAGTAGTGAAGTTATTAAATCAGGCATCAGTGTTTTGCAGGCTGATAGTACAAAACATTTGACTGACAGCTTAAATTTTATAACTAAAGAAGAGATTCATAGTCCACCTCTGGTCCATTCCAATTTAAATCCCCTGGCTCCGGTTTCACTTCTGTTTGGAATTCACGGCAAATTGGGAGTGACGTCTGTCATTTGCCATGATGGCTTTGTGTATAGTACTGGGAGGGATGGATTTTATCGTCAGCTGAGAGTAGAAGGACATCAGCTAACCATGCTCCGTAAACAGAAGTCTTGCAAAGGGATGGAGTGGATTGAGCAGCTTTCTTTTACTCCAGATGGCAACTTACTGGTTTTGGGTTTCCATTCCACTGATTTTGTTGTTTGGAGTACAAGGACAAATGAGAAACTTCACTGTATCCCGTGCGGTGGAGGACATAGATCATGGAGCTACAAGGAGACGCCTTACAATGACACCTTTGTCTACATAAAATCCGGTGACATATTTGCCTATCAAAGCAATCCAATGAAAAAGATCCATAACATATTAAAGGAACCCATGCATGGCCGAGAGCTTACATGTGTTAAGCATGTTGCAACTTTTAAGTCTGTCAACTATGGACCGCTCCAGATTCTTATTACGAGCAGTGAAGATACCACTGTTAACATATTGTGCTTCAGTGAGGTGACCAAGCAAATGTGGCAGCTCACCAGTATCAGCGATCACCTTTCTACTGTGAAAACTCTGGCAATTGAGGGAGACTTGAATGAGGAATGTGACAGTCTCTCATTTGTGCTCTTTACTGCAGGTGGGAGGGCAGAGATTGAGTGCTACCGTGTGTGGGTCAGCCAAGTGACAGGTGTACCGAGTGTTTCATGTCAAGTGGTGCATCTGGCCTCTCACAGGCTGGATGAACACTGGGATAGAATGAAGAATAAGCACAGGGTTGTCAAGATGGATCCAGAAACAAG GTATATGTCCGTGATAATCCTTGGCGGTAAAACTCACAACACAAGAGACGTGTCCCCATACTTGTTCCTGGCTGCTGCCTGCAGTGATGGATCTGTAAG GTTTTTTGTGATGTGTGAAGATTCGCGCAGGATAGTGCTGCTGGCGGAATCGTTTTATCACCAGAGATGTGTGCTGAAGCTGGAATCATTTGTGCACCGATCAGCTGACGGACAGAG cGTTTTCCTGTGTAGCGCAGCAACTGACGGACATATTGCTTTCTGGGACGTTACAAACACCATACAGCAAACTCACAGGGTGCTGCAGGAGTCATCAAGCGATGTTCAGCCACTCG ATCTTGGCCGTTTGTGCTGCACCGTGCGCAGCCATCAGTGTGGAATCAACAGTCTGCATATCAGGGCGACCACAGATGGACATTTCCTTGTGGCGAGTGGAGGAGATGACAACTCTATCCACATCTCTCTTGTGACTGCAGATAAAACCTCTGATGCCGACCAGACGGTGCACATACAGCTCCTCAAAGAATTCTCTGCCTCGTCAGCCCACGCTGCCCACGTCACAGGCTTACGCATCCTCAGAGAAGACCTCCTGGCATCTGTGTCTGTGGACCAGCGTCTCATCCTGTGGCTCATTGGGGACAGTGGCCTGCAGCATTTGACTACCAAATTCTGTCACGTGGCTGATGTGGCAGAGTTGGACTGCTGGACTCTCAACAAGGAGGAATACTTGTGTGTGATCTGCGGTCAGGGACTGGAAATTATCAGGTGTATAACCAGAGAACCTGTGGAATTTTTAGATTAG